The following proteins come from a genomic window of Miscanthus floridulus cultivar M001 chromosome 2, ASM1932011v1, whole genome shotgun sequence:
- the LOC136537555 gene encoding GATA transcription factor 16-like isoform X2 codes for MDSSVEKGSGALDPDERPPASGETKACTECHTTKTPLWRGGPCGPMSLCNACGIRYRKKRREAMGLDSSSKAGGGNEQQQQRKKKATAAAAAAAASKREREREKEADEAIVELRAVGFGKEVVLKQRRRMRRRRRLGEEERAAILLMALSSGVVYA; via the exons ATGGACTCCTCCGTCGAGAAG GGGAGCGGGGCGCTGGATCCGGACGAGCGCCCGCCGGCCTCCGGCGAGACGAAGGCCTGCACCGAGTGCCACACCACCAAGACCCCGCTCTGGCGCGGGGGACCCTGCGGGCCCATG TCGCTGTGCAACGCGTGCGGGATCCGGTACCGGAAGAAGAGACGGGAGGCGATGGGCCTGGACTCCAGCAGCAAGGCCGGCGGAGgcaacgagcagcagcagcagcggaagAAGAAGGCCactgcggccgccgccgccgccgcggcgtccaagcgggagagggagagggagaaggaggcGGACGAGGCCATCGTGGAGCTCCGCGCCGTGGGGTTCGGCAAGGAGGTGGTGctgaagcagcggcggcggatgCGCCGGAGGCGGCGCCTCGGCGAGGAGGAGCGCGCGGCCATCCTGCTCATGGCGCTCTCCTCCGGCGTCGTGTACGCCTGA
- the LOC136537555 gene encoding GATA transcription factor 16-like isoform X1: protein MDSSVEKQGSGALDPDERPPASGETKACTECHTTKTPLWRGGPCGPMSLCNACGIRYRKKRREAMGLDSSSKAGGGNEQQQQRKKKATAAAAAAAASKREREREKEADEAIVELRAVGFGKEVVLKQRRRMRRRRRLGEEERAAILLMALSSGVVYA, encoded by the exons ATGGACTCCTCCGTCGAGAAG CAGGGGAGCGGGGCGCTGGATCCGGACGAGCGCCCGCCGGCCTCCGGCGAGACGAAGGCCTGCACCGAGTGCCACACCACCAAGACCCCGCTCTGGCGCGGGGGACCCTGCGGGCCCATG TCGCTGTGCAACGCGTGCGGGATCCGGTACCGGAAGAAGAGACGGGAGGCGATGGGCCTGGACTCCAGCAGCAAGGCCGGCGGAGgcaacgagcagcagcagcagcggaagAAGAAGGCCactgcggccgccgccgccgccgcggcgtccaagcgggagagggagagggagaaggaggcGGACGAGGCCATCGTGGAGCTCCGCGCCGTGGGGTTCGGCAAGGAGGTGGTGctgaagcagcggcggcggatgCGCCGGAGGCGGCGCCTCGGCGAGGAGGAGCGCGCGGCCATCCTGCTCATGGCGCTCTCCTCCGGCGTCGTGTACGCCTGA